GCCGCTCCCGCGCAAGGCTTCCGCTCCTAACCCCCTCGTCGTGAATGTCAGCGCTCGTCACTGCCACCTCACGCCCGAGGCGGTGGAAGCCCTTTTTGGCAAGGGCCACCAACTCCAAGTCCACAAGTGGCTTTATCAGGACGGCCAGTTCGCGGCAAAAGAGACCGTCA
This is a stretch of genomic DNA from Verrucomicrobiota bacterium. It encodes these proteins:
- a CDS encoding transcriptional regulator; amino-acid sequence: MAVVTQPLPPRAVIEHLVRQSVYGRLGKPLPRKASAPNPLVVNVSARHCHLTPEAVEALFGKGHQLQVHKWLYQDGQFAAKETV